One part of the Musa acuminata AAA Group cultivar baxijiao chromosome BXJ1-5, Cavendish_Baxijiao_AAA, whole genome shotgun sequence genome encodes these proteins:
- the LOC135673397 gene encoding transcription factor CPC-like, protein MGALSFPLLRLLLARHLAESMEKRPRGRAKDIDHHHHHHGSEEVSSSEWEFIDMSDEEVDIICRMYRLVGDRWEMIAGRVPGRTPEAIERYWKMRHEPCFAERRLKRRTQTRQQRLG, encoded by the exons ATGGGTGCTCTCTCATTccctctcctccgcctcctcttgGCACGCCACCTCGCTGAATCCATGGAGAAGCGCCCGCGCGGTCGGGCGAAAGATatcgaccaccaccaccaccaccacggctCGGAAG AGGTCAGTAGCAGCGAGTGGGAGTTCATCGACATGTCGGATGAAGAGGTAGACATTATTTGCAGGATGTATAGGCTCGTCGGCGACAG GTGGGAGATGATAGCGGGCCGAGTCCCCGGCCGGACACCGGAGGCGATCGAGCGGTACTGGAAGATGAGGCACGAGCCATGCTTTGCGGAGAGGAGGCTGAAGAGGAGAACACAGACCAGACAACAGAGGCTCGGCTGA
- the LOC103984827 gene encoding ethylene-responsive transcription factor ERF061-like gives MDGTVETLPPPLFPGQISAALSEILLSGTNALDSIFSHLPPPLPAAQSSAVLPLGSAVYFRQTELLRRLSSQCHGHDARLDYHHCGADAAERGKKTLYRGVRQRQRGKWVAEIRLPQNRMRIWLGTYRSPESAAYAYDRAAYKLRGEYARLNFPNLQQAGDCPERLKLLRSAVDSKIQAICQRLGRRRAVRRSAAANVVKEKEKDTQAGASQTWSSASASTSCVSEMDGHCSLARMPSYDPELIWEVLAN, from the coding sequence ATGGATGGAACTGTGGAGACCctaccgccgccgctgttccccggccagattAGCGCTGCCCTATCGGAGATCCTCCTCTCCGGGACGAACGCGCTCGATTCCATCTTCTCCCACCTCCCTCCGCCGCTCCCAGCCGCCCAGTCCTCCGCGGTGCTGCCCCTCGGCTCCGCCGTCTACTTCCGGCAGACCGAGCTACTCCGGCGGCTCAGCAGCCAGTGCCACGGCCACGACGCCCGGTTGGATTACCACCACTGCGGCGCGGACGCGGCGGAGAGGGGGAAGAAGACTTTGTACCGGGGggtgcggcagcggcagcgggggaAGTGGGTGGCGGAGATCCGGCTGCCCCAGAACCGGATGCGGATCTGGCTGGGCACCTACCGCTCCCCCGAGTCGGCGGCGTATGCTTACGACCGGGCGGCGTACAAGCTCCGCGGCGAGTACGCACGCCTCAACTTCCCGAACCTCCAGCAAGCCGGAGACTGCCCCGAGCGGCTCAAGCTGCTGCGGTCCGCCGTCGACTCCAAGATCCAGGCCATCTGCCAGCGCCTCGGTCGGCGCCGCGCGGTGAGGCGATCGGCGGCGGCGAACGTCGTCAAGGAGAAGGAAAAGGACACACAGGCGGGCGCGTCGCAAACGTGGTCCTCGGCTTCGGCGTCGACATCGTGCGTGAGCGAAATGGACGGCCACTGTTCGCTCGCGCGGATGCCATCCTACGATCCTGAATTGATCTGGGAAGTGCTCGCTAATTGA
- the LOC135673399 gene encoding actin-related protein 2/3 complex subunit 2A-like isoform X1: MILLQSPSRFLLQILQDRLLSPDKGVDLDCHSVEFDDVRYHIQFSMRNPHVVVLSVSLPIPPPEAIFFDGLPFGAIEAIKAAYGAVAQILDPPKDGYNLTMKLNLSKLPSDEEQRQALLVKIASVREVVLGAPLRFVLKNLATKTVAPEMDQLIALVHRPKESFFLLPQQAEKVTVVYPMRFQDSTDIVLATSFLQELIESRRTAGLNNAPSCMWSPSPPLELKGAPAQALTANAGFVTFVIFPRHVEGKKLDRTVWSLLTFHAYVSYHVKCSEGFMHTRMRRRVESLIQALDRAKPESEKSKKLVSGKSFKRLSLNESRSNSNS; the protein is encoded by the exons ATGATTCTCCTGCAGTCACCCTCGCGattcctcctccaaatcctccAGGATCGCCTCCTCAG CCCGGACAAAGGCGTCGATCTGGATTGCCACTCCGTCGAGTTCGATGACGTCCGGTACCACATCCAG TTCTCGATGAGGAATCCGCACGTGGTGGTGCTGTCTGTTTCCTTGCCCATCCCGCCGCCGGAGGCTATTTTCTTTGACGGGCTTCCTTTTGGCGCCATCGAGGCCATCAAGGCAGCGTATGGGGCTGTGGCGCAGATTCTTGATCCCCCCAAAGATGGGTATAATCTAACGATGAAGCTCAACCTGTCGAAGCTTCCGTCGGATGAAG AACAAAGGCAAGCTCTTCTGGTAAAAATTGCATCTGTGAGAGAAGTTGTGTTAGGTGCTCCATTGAGATTTGTTTTAAAGAACCTTGCAACAAAGACAGTTGCACCTGAAATGGATCAACTTATTGCTCTTGTGCATCGACCTAAGGAGTCGTTTTTCCTACTTCCTCAG CAGGCTGAAAAAGTAACGGTTGTCTATCCAATGAGGTTCCAGGACTCCACTGATATTGTTTTGGCAACATCGTTCTTACAG GAGCTTATTGAGTCGAGGAGAACGGCTGGACTTAATAATGCACCTTCTTGTATGtggtccccttctcctcctcttgaGTTGAAAGGAGCACCTGCTCAAGCGCTAACAGCAAATGCAGGATTTGTTACTTTTG TGATTTTCCCTCGTCATGTTGAAGGCAAAAAATTGGACAGAACTGTTTGGAGCCTTTTAACATTTCATGCATATGTCAGTTATCATGTAAAG TGTTCAGAAGGTTTCATGCATACCAGAATGAGACGACGTGTCGAGTCACTTATTCAG GCTTTGGATCGTGCTAAACCAGAATCAGAGAAGTCGAAGAAGTTGGTGTCTGGCAAATCCTTTAAGCGCCTG AGTCTGAATGAATCTCGTAGCAATTCAAATTCTTGA
- the LOC135673399 gene encoding actin-related protein 2/3 complex subunit 2A-like isoform X2: MILLQSPSRFLLQILQDRLLSPDKGVDLDCHSVEFDDVRYHIQFSMRNPHVVVLSVSLPIPPPEAIFFDGLPFGAIEAIKAAYGAVAQILDPPKDGYNLTMKLNLSKLPSDEEQRQALLVKIASVREVVLGAPLRFVLKNLATKTVAPEMDQLIALVHRPKESFFLLPQAEKVTVVYPMRFQDSTDIVLATSFLQELIESRRTAGLNNAPSCMWSPSPPLELKGAPAQALTANAGFVTFVIFPRHVEGKKLDRTVWSLLTFHAYVSYHVKCSEGFMHTRMRRRVESLIQALDRAKPESEKSKKLVSGKSFKRLSLNESRSNSNS, encoded by the exons ATGATTCTCCTGCAGTCACCCTCGCGattcctcctccaaatcctccAGGATCGCCTCCTCAG CCCGGACAAAGGCGTCGATCTGGATTGCCACTCCGTCGAGTTCGATGACGTCCGGTACCACATCCAG TTCTCGATGAGGAATCCGCACGTGGTGGTGCTGTCTGTTTCCTTGCCCATCCCGCCGCCGGAGGCTATTTTCTTTGACGGGCTTCCTTTTGGCGCCATCGAGGCCATCAAGGCAGCGTATGGGGCTGTGGCGCAGATTCTTGATCCCCCCAAAGATGGGTATAATCTAACGATGAAGCTCAACCTGTCGAAGCTTCCGTCGGATGAAG AACAAAGGCAAGCTCTTCTGGTAAAAATTGCATCTGTGAGAGAAGTTGTGTTAGGTGCTCCATTGAGATTTGTTTTAAAGAACCTTGCAACAAAGACAGTTGCACCTGAAATGGATCAACTTATTGCTCTTGTGCATCGACCTAAGGAGTCGTTTTTCCTACTTCCTCAG GCTGAAAAAGTAACGGTTGTCTATCCAATGAGGTTCCAGGACTCCACTGATATTGTTTTGGCAACATCGTTCTTACAG GAGCTTATTGAGTCGAGGAGAACGGCTGGACTTAATAATGCACCTTCTTGTATGtggtccccttctcctcctcttgaGTTGAAAGGAGCACCTGCTCAAGCGCTAACAGCAAATGCAGGATTTGTTACTTTTG TGATTTTCCCTCGTCATGTTGAAGGCAAAAAATTGGACAGAACTGTTTGGAGCCTTTTAACATTTCATGCATATGTCAGTTATCATGTAAAG TGTTCAGAAGGTTTCATGCATACCAGAATGAGACGACGTGTCGAGTCACTTATTCAG GCTTTGGATCGTGCTAAACCAGAATCAGAGAAGTCGAAGAAGTTGGTGTCTGGCAAATCCTTTAAGCGCCTG AGTCTGAATGAATCTCGTAGCAATTCAAATTCTTGA